From the genome of Schaalia odontolytica:
CGAGCGCGCCAACATCATCCTGATCGCGGCGACCAACCGCCCCGACATCCTCGACCCGGCTCTGCTGCGCCCCGGGCGTTTCGACCGCCAGATCGCCGTCGAGGCCCCCGACCTGAAGGGCCGCGAGGCCATCCTGAAGGTCCACGCGCAGGGCAAGCCCCTCACCGAGCAGGTCGACCTGCGCCAGATCGCCAAGCGCACGCCCGGCTTCACGGGCGCCGACCTGGCGAACGTCCTCAACGAGGCCGCGCTGCTCACCGCGCGCTCGAACATGCAGTTCATCGATGAGCGCGCCATCGACGAGGCCATCGACCGCGTAATCGCGGGCCCGCAGAAGCGCACCCGTGTCATGAACGACCACGACAAGGCCGTGACCGCCTACCACGAGGCCGGCCACGCCCTGGCCGCCGCCGCCCTGAACTACACGGATCCGGTCACGAAGGTGACGATCCTGCCGCGCGGCCGCGCCCTGGGCTACACGATGGTCATGCCTACCGAGGATCGCTTCAACAAGACCCGCAACCAGCTCCTCGACGATCTGGTCTACGGCATGGGCGGCCGCGTCGCCGAGGAGATCGTGTTCCGCGACCCGTCGACCGGCCCCGCTAACGACATCCAGCAGGCCACGAAGACGGCCCGCGCCATGGTCACCGACTACGGCATGAGCGACCGCATCGGCATGGTCAAGCTGGGCGACGCCGACACCGAGGCCTTTGGGCACGGTAGCGGTGAGGGCCCGCGCGCCTTCTCCGACGAGACGGCCGCGATCATCGACGAGGAGGTGCGTCGCCTCCTCGACAACGCGATGCGCGAGGCGTGGCGGATCCTGTCCGAAAACCGCGGTGTTCTCGACACGCTGGCCTCGCGCCTGCTCGAGGAGGAGACCCTCGACGAGGCGCAGCTCGCGGAGATCTTCAAGGACGTCGTGAAGGCCCCCGAGCGTCCCGTGTGGAACTACCAGTCCGACGCCGCGGTTCCGGGTGTCCTCCTGGGCAACCCGGTCGGCGTGGGGTCGGCCGAGGCCTCGGCCACCTCCGAGGTGTCGTTTGAGGCCCCCTCGATCGACGTCTCCGACGTGATGGACACCCAGACGAACGAGGGAGAGGAGCAGGCGTGACCTACGATCCCGCTGGCGTCGAGAAGGCGTCGCGCGACCTGCTCGTCGCAATCGGTGAAGACCCCGAGCGCGAGGGCCTTGTCGGCACCCCCGACCGCATGGCGCGCGCGTGGCGTGAGATGTGCAAGGGCCTGACCGAGGACCCGCGCGAGCACCTGCGCACCCAGTTCCACGCCGGCACCGACGAGCTGGTCCTGGTCCGCGACATCACATTCTTCTCGGTGTGCGAACACCACCTGCTGCCCTTCTACGGCCGCGCCCACGTGGGCTACATCCCGCGCGGCGGCGTCGTGACTGGCCTGTCCAAGCTGGCCCGCGTGGTCGAAGGCTACGCGCGCCGCCCCCAGGTCCAGGAGCGCTTGACTGCCCAGGTCGCTGACGCGATCGATGAGATCCTGGATCCCCAGGGCGTCATCGTCGTCATCGAGGCCGAGCACATGTGCATGTCGATGCGCGGCATCTCCAAGCCGGGTTCCTCGACCGTGACCAGCGCGCTGCGCGGCATCATGAGCGACGGTGCGACCCGCGCCGAGATGATGGCCCTCGTCCTGTCCGGGAGCCGATGACGTGAGCGCCCTGCCCCTGCCCGCCGCCCCGGCCTCGTTCCCGGTTCCGCCGCCCCCGGCTCTACCGGGCGGCCTGAGCCTGCCCAGCGGGCGGACGGCGATCATGGGCATCCTCAACGTCACCCCGGATTCTTTTTCGGACGGGGGACGCTACACGGACGTGGCCGCCGCTTTGCGCCATGCGCGGGAGATGGTGGCCGCCGGAGCGGACCTTATCGACGTGGGCGGGGAGTCGACCCGCCCGAACTCGACGCGCATCAGCGCGGACGAGGAGTGGGCGCGCATCTGCGCCATCGTCGAGTCCCTGGCCGCCGACGGCGTCATCGTGTCGGTGGATACGCTGCACGCGTCGACGGCCCGCGAGGCCGCGCGCGCGGGTGCGGCGATTATCAACGACGTGAGCGGCGGGCGCTGGGATCCCGAGATGAACGCGGCTGTCGCGCAGTCGGGCTGCGCGTACGTCGTTCAGCACTACCGCGCGCTGCCGGGCATGCCGGAGGAGCACTTCGACTACGGGGATGACCTCGTGGGCACGCTCATCGAGCGCGTGGGGTCCCAGGTTCAAGACGCTATTGATGCTGGTGTGACAGCTGATAAAATTGTGGTTGACCCGGGCCTCGGCTTCTCGCTGACGGGCGACCAGTGCTGGCAGATCCTACGCGAACTGCCGCGCTTCGCGCAGGGCGGATACCCCGTCCTCGTCGGCGCCTCTCGCAAGCGCTTCGTCAAGGCCCTCGAGGGCGACGTGGACGCGGACAGCGCGGACATCGCCGCCTACTGCGCGGCAGCTGGCGCGTGGGCCGTGCGGGTCCACGACGTAGCAGCCACCGCGGCGGCCATCGCCCGAAAGGAGAACGACGTTGACTAACCGACGCGTCATCATCGCCCTGAAAGGACTCGGGGCGCTGGCCAACCACGGCGTCTACGACTTCGAGCGCGACCGCAACCAGCGCTTCAGCGCCGACATCGTCATGTGGGTCGAGACCGCCGGCACCGCCGACGACATTGCTGCCACCGTCTCCTACGCGGACATCGCCGACGAGGCCATGGCCGTCCTCACCGGCACCGCCGTCGACCTCATCGAGACCCTCGCCGAAACCATCGCCTCGCGCGTCATGAGCCACGAGGGCGTCGTCGGCACCGAGGTCACCGTCCACAAGCCCGACGCCCCCATCGATCACCCCTTCGCGGACGTGTCCGTGACCGTACGCGCGGGCCAGACCGACGCGATGCCGCTGTCGCTGTCTCTCAAGGGCATTTACGAGGCCGAGGATGGCTCCGTCCTCACCGGCGAGATCGAGGCCTATGGTCACG
Proteins encoded in this window:
- the ftsH gene encoding ATP-dependent zinc metalloprotease FtsH — translated: MNEKIKNKRPSLGWVMVPLIMLLAGGWFMWGFFAPRAVTTSEGLAVISGDTVERVVLNEGTQQVNLTLTENYVHQSTGGDDKTVDLGKDVYFTYSYVQTKDILDTVADKAPAKGWNAVRPQSGILGGVVQLLISLVILGVAFYFIMRSMSGSRMMGGFTQSRAKEFNQERPDVTFADVAGEDEAVEELEEIREFLASPDKFHKVGARIPRGVLLYGPPGTGKTLLAKAVAGEANAPFFSISGSEFMELYVGVGASRVRELFERAKKNAPAIIFVDEIDAVGRHRGSGIGGGNDEREQTLNQLLVEMDGFDERANIILIAATNRPDILDPALLRPGRFDRQIAVEAPDLKGREAILKVHAQGKPLTEQVDLRQIAKRTPGFTGADLANVLNEAALLTARSNMQFIDERAIDEAIDRVIAGPQKRTRVMNDHDKAVTAYHEAGHALAAAALNYTDPVTKVTILPRGRALGYTMVMPTEDRFNKTRNQLLDDLVYGMGGRVAEEIVFRDPSTGPANDIQQATKTARAMVTDYGMSDRIGMVKLGDADTEAFGHGSGEGPRAFSDETAAIIDEEVRRLLDNAMREAWRILSENRGVLDTLASRLLEEETLDEAQLAEIFKDVVKAPERPVWNYQSDAAVPGVLLGNPVGVGSAEASATSEVSFEAPSIDVSDVMDTQTNEGEEQA
- the folP gene encoding dihydropteroate synthase; translation: MSALPLPAAPASFPVPPPPALPGGLSLPSGRTAIMGILNVTPDSFSDGGRYTDVAAALRHAREMVAAGADLIDVGGESTRPNSTRISADEEWARICAIVESLAADGVIVSVDTLHASTAREAARAGAAIINDVSGGRWDPEMNAAVAQSGCAYVVQHYRALPGMPEEHFDYGDDLVGTLIERVGSQVQDAIDAGVTADKIVVDPGLGFSLTGDQCWQILRELPRFAQGGYPVLVGASRKRFVKALEGDVDADSADIAAYCAAAGAWAVRVHDVAATAAAIARKENDVD
- the folE gene encoding GTP cyclohydrolase I FolE, giving the protein MTYDPAGVEKASRDLLVAIGEDPEREGLVGTPDRMARAWREMCKGLTEDPREHLRTQFHAGTDELVLVRDITFFSVCEHHLLPFYGRAHVGYIPRGGVVTGLSKLARVVEGYARRPQVQERLTAQVADAIDEILDPQGVIVVIEAEHMCMSMRGISKPGSSTVTSALRGIMSDGATRAEMMALVLSGSR